In Erigeron canadensis isolate Cc75 chromosome 6, C_canadensis_v1, whole genome shotgun sequence, the following are encoded in one genomic region:
- the LOC122605575 gene encoding serine/threonine-protein phosphatase 7 isoform X1 — MQSQPDSTAPESSSPPSSSSSDDPPPSQTTHPQIPLTYPSNETLTQEWVTNLMSTLDWSSRNLRPAELPTVLPVEVFDKLILKARKILHEEANCVKIEPENEKGEVGVVVVGDVHGQLHDVLFLMKDAGFPCENRFFVFNGDYVDRGAWGLETFFILLAWKVFMPHRVFLLRGNHESKYCTSVYGFEKEVYAKYGDKSTGKHVYRKCLGCFEGLPLASIIAGRVYTAHGGIFRNIPAIPSKRAKGKKNRKVILNPEPVPLSLGSMEELLKARRTVLDPPWEGQNLIPGDVLWSDPSMKSGLSPNKERGIGLLWGPDCTQDFLKEFGLKLIIRSHEGPDAREKRPGLGGMDEGYTIDHVVPSGKLITVFSAPDYPQFQATEERHNNKGAYIVLKSPNFDTPIFHTFEAVTPRPKANPYYDFEDVIDSDEELDLMMMVEKLPE; from the exons ATGCAATCACAACCGGATTCCACCGCGCCGGAATCCTCATCACCGccgtcatcatcatcttccgATGACCCACCACCGTCACAAACCACCCATCCCCAGATCCCATTAACATACCCATCAAATGAAACCCTAACACAAGAATGGGTAACAAACTTAATGTCAACACTTGATTGGTCATCAAGAAACCTCCGGCCGGCAGAGCTTCCGACAGTCTTGCCGGTGGAAGTGTTCGATAAATTGATACTAAAAGCTCGCAAGATTTTGCATGAGGAAGCAAATTGCGTGAAAATTGAGCCTGAAAATGAAAAAGGTGAAGTGGGTGTGGTGGTAGTGGGTGATGTGCATGGGCAATTGCATGATgtgttgtttttgatgaaagATGCAGGCTTTCCTTGTGAAAataggttttttgtttttaatggtGATTATGTTGATAGAGGGGCTTGGGGTCTTGAAACTTTCTTCATTTTGCTTGCTTGGAAa GTTTTTATGCCACATAGAGTTTTTCTACTTCGTGGGAATCATGAATCAAAATACTGTACCTCAGTATATGGATTTGAAAAGGAAGTATATGCCAAGTATGGTGACAAAAGTACAGGAAAGCATGTTTATCGTAAATGTTTAGGATGTTTTGAAGGACTTCCTCTCGCTTCCATTATAGCAGGGCGTGTTTATACAGCACATGGAGGGATTTTCCGTAATATACCTGCTATTCCATCAAAACGAGCCAAAGGTAAAAAGAACCGTAAAGTTATTCTGAATCCAGAGCCGGTTCCTTTATCTCTTGGTTCTATGGAGGAATTACTTAAAGCTAGACGAACGGTACTAGACCCTCCTTGGGAAGGCCAGAATTTAATTCCCGGGGATGTTTTGTGGTCTGACCCTTCTATGAAATCTGGCCTTTCTCCAAACAAAGAAAGAGGTATCGGCCTTTTGTGGGGTCCAGACTGCACCCAAGACTTCTTAAAAGAATTCGGTCTCAAG TTAATTATCAGATCTCATGAAGGTCCTGATGCAAGAGAAAAAAGGCCTGGTCTTGGAGGAATGGATGAAGGGTACACTATTGATCATGTTGTCCCATCTGGGAAACTGATCACTGTCTTCAGTGCTCCTGACTATCCACAGTTTCAG GCAACAGAAGAACGGCACAATAATAAAGGAGCATATATAGTCTTGAAATCCCCTAATTTTGACACCCCTATATTTCATACTTTTGAAGCTGTCACGCCAAGACCCAAG GCGAACCCATACTATGACTTTGAAGACGTGATTGATTCCGATGAAGAATTAGATCTAATGATGATGGTGGAAAAGCTTCCTGAATGA
- the LOC122605575 gene encoding serine/threonine-protein phosphatase 7 isoform X2, which produces MQSQPDSTAPESSSPPSSSSSDDPPPSQTTHPQIPLTYPSNETLTQEWVTNLMSTLDWSSRNLRPAELPTVLPVEVFDKLILKARKILHEEANCVKIEPENEKGEVGVVVVGDVHGQLHDVLFLMKDAGFPCENRFFVFNGDYVDRGAWGLETFFILLAWKVFMPHRVFLLRGNHESKYCTSVYGFEKEVYAKYGDKSTGKHVYRKCLGCFEGLPLASIIAGRVYTAHGGIFRNIPAIPSKRAKGKKNRKVILNPEPVPLSLGSMEELLKARRTVLDPPWEGQNLIPGDVLWSDPSMKSGLSPNKERGIGLLWGPDCTQDFLKEFGLKLIIRSHEGPDAREKRPGLGGMDEGYTIDHVVPSGKLITVFSAPDYPQFQGHNAHGIVYIKSYPWKHLQLIDVGTLVDLGTSLKYLRCWRLLAIYLLFLCP; this is translated from the exons ATGCAATCACAACCGGATTCCACCGCGCCGGAATCCTCATCACCGccgtcatcatcatcttccgATGACCCACCACCGTCACAAACCACCCATCCCCAGATCCCATTAACATACCCATCAAATGAAACCCTAACACAAGAATGGGTAACAAACTTAATGTCAACACTTGATTGGTCATCAAGAAACCTCCGGCCGGCAGAGCTTCCGACAGTCTTGCCGGTGGAAGTGTTCGATAAATTGATACTAAAAGCTCGCAAGATTTTGCATGAGGAAGCAAATTGCGTGAAAATTGAGCCTGAAAATGAAAAAGGTGAAGTGGGTGTGGTGGTAGTGGGTGATGTGCATGGGCAATTGCATGATgtgttgtttttgatgaaagATGCAGGCTTTCCTTGTGAAAataggttttttgtttttaatggtGATTATGTTGATAGAGGGGCTTGGGGTCTTGAAACTTTCTTCATTTTGCTTGCTTGGAAa GTTTTTATGCCACATAGAGTTTTTCTACTTCGTGGGAATCATGAATCAAAATACTGTACCTCAGTATATGGATTTGAAAAGGAAGTATATGCCAAGTATGGTGACAAAAGTACAGGAAAGCATGTTTATCGTAAATGTTTAGGATGTTTTGAAGGACTTCCTCTCGCTTCCATTATAGCAGGGCGTGTTTATACAGCACATGGAGGGATTTTCCGTAATATACCTGCTATTCCATCAAAACGAGCCAAAGGTAAAAAGAACCGTAAAGTTATTCTGAATCCAGAGCCGGTTCCTTTATCTCTTGGTTCTATGGAGGAATTACTTAAAGCTAGACGAACGGTACTAGACCCTCCTTGGGAAGGCCAGAATTTAATTCCCGGGGATGTTTTGTGGTCTGACCCTTCTATGAAATCTGGCCTTTCTCCAAACAAAGAAAGAGGTATCGGCCTTTTGTGGGGTCCAGACTGCACCCAAGACTTCTTAAAAGAATTCGGTCTCAAG TTAATTATCAGATCTCATGAAGGTCCTGATGCAAGAGAAAAAAGGCCTGGTCTTGGAGGAATGGATGAAGGGTACACTATTGATCATGTTGTCCCATCTGGGAAACTGATCACTGTCTTCAGTGCTCCTGACTATCCACAGTTTCAG GGTCATAATGCTCACGGTATTGTTTACATTAAAAGTTATCCTTGGAAGCATCTTCAACTCATAGATGTTGGCACACTTGTAGACCTCGGCACCTCGCTCAAATATCT GAGATGTTGGAGATTGTTggctatttatttattattcttgtGTCCCTAG